Proteins encoded together in one Pontiella desulfatans window:
- a CDS encoding glycosyltransferase: MHKELPKGKVFRKLNRNLFYPRLISKAIHPAKKHLSPATCHLPPVVHISSQCYAHLIPAALTARPSCTQSPVSSIQYPAPLVSITVHDVAEFYYPEGYTPAQFKRWKKRIDLVKQADLVFAVSGHTKKDLVEKAGVPADKIVVNYNGVDPAFRKLSEDEVLKGTEALPPSASLWRTRGEAQEERFRILAVGSNIHRKNLPTLIKAVEELGRRGVPITLVKVGEAVPDSLIPSAQSPAPNAKHPASSVQNLEVINLGFVNQDELISLYNLCDVLAFPSLYEGFGMPVVEAQRCGLPCVISNASSLPEVGGDAALYHDPLDVDMLADQLERVYGDEDLRSGMREKGFRNAQRFTWKQHVDILMKEWEKLSGVARNIGVISRRSQSAQRGAKWTRS; encoded by the coding sequence TTGCATAAGGAGTTGCCTAAAGGGAAGGTATTCCGAAAACTTAACCGCAATCTCTTCTATCCCCGTCTGATCTCGAAAGCAATACACCCAGCAAAAAAGCACCTGTCACCTGCCACCTGCCACCTGCCACCTGTTGTACACATTAGCTCCCAATGCTATGCCCACCTAATCCCCGCAGCACTTACAGCCAGGCCGTCCTGCACTCAATCCCCGGTATCCAGTATCCAGTATCCAGCGCCTCTGGTTTCCATCACCGTCCATGACGTGGCGGAGTTTTACTATCCCGAGGGGTATACCCCTGCACAGTTTAAGCGATGGAAGAAGCGGATCGATCTGGTAAAGCAGGCCGACCTTGTGTTTGCGGTTTCGGGGCATACCAAAAAAGACCTTGTTGAAAAGGCGGGTGTCCCTGCGGACAAGATTGTTGTTAATTACAATGGGGTGGATCCAGCTTTTCGGAAGCTATCTGAAGATGAGGTCTTGAAAGGAACTGAGGCACTTCCTCCTTCGGCAAGCCTATGGCGGACAAGAGGGGAAGCGCAGGAGGAGCGATTCAGGATATTGGCCGTGGGAAGCAACATTCATCGGAAAAATCTGCCAACGCTCATCAAAGCGGTGGAGGAGCTGGGGCGTAGGGGAGTCCCGATTACCTTGGTTAAGGTTGGTGAGGCGGTGCCCGATAGCCTAATACCCTCTGCTCAAAGCCCGGCACCCAACGCCAAGCATCCAGCATCCAGTGTCCAGAACCTAGAAGTGATCAATCTCGGGTTCGTGAACCAAGACGAGTTGATTTCCCTCTACAACCTCTGCGATGTACTGGCCTTCCCCTCGCTCTACGAGGGTTTCGGGATGCCGGTGGTTGAGGCACAGCGATGTGGATTACCGTGTGTAATCTCGAATGCATCATCATTGCCCGAAGTCGGCGGTGATGCCGCGCTCTACCACGATCCGTTGGATGTGGACATGTTGGCCGATCAGCTGGAACGAGTCTATGGCGATGAGGATTTGCGCTCTGGCATGCGCGAGAAGGGATTCCGTAACGCCCAGCGCTTCACGTGGAAGCAGCACGTGGATATTTTGATGAAAGAGTGGGAGAAGCTTTCCGGGGTGGCGAGAAATATAGGTGTGATCTCACGGAGGTCACAAAGTGCACAAAGAGGTGCTAAATGGACGAGAAGCTGA
- a CDS encoding GxxExxY protein, whose protein sequence is MDEKLNELSEKVIGAAIRVHRELGPGLLESVYQSCLALELKLMGIKVEVEVPVQVEYRGQTVNDMGYRLDLLVEECLIVELKSVEAVKPVHKKQLLTYLKLTDCRLGLLINFNEVLLKDGITRIAN, encoded by the coding sequence ATGGACGAGAAGCTGAATGAACTTTCGGAAAAAGTAATCGGAGCTGCGATACGTGTTCATCGGGAACTCGGGCCCGGATTGCTTGAGTCAGTTTATCAGAGCTGCCTCGCGCTGGAGCTTAAGTTAATGGGGATCAAAGTGGAGGTGGAGGTGCCAGTGCAGGTCGAGTACCGTGGACAGACTGTTAATGACATGGGCTATCGGTTGGATTTACTTGTTGAGGAATGTTTGATTGTCGAGCTGAAATCAGTTGAGGCGGTGAAGCCGGTTCATAAGAAACAGTTACTGACATATTTAAAGTTGACCGACTGTCGACTCGGATTGCTGATTAACTTTAATGAAGTTCTGCTAAAGGATGGAATTACCCGCATAGCAAACTAA
- a CDS encoding glycosyltransferase family 4 protein produces MKRILLISPCPGLGGGAEVVLEELLRAWESEELQLVLLAPEDSRMHSVAKAVGFEWHKLPIRRNGNYMRDILKAVKTAVAGIEKCDKVVGWTIRTYPAVEWLAAKWQVPSMGVLHDNPFPKKILGPVLWDLRGLDFRNMSAWADMLWCSGEFVFRMGWQWQWAHRVANRFSMLICVSEAVRKDCIRKGYECEMTVIRNGLADIPVPERAPSERLRIGFLGMSMPGAKGFPIVEKWIKELGDKAEWKLYGNASARSLRRVERLKAYADVECCGQCPREEIFENIDILVHATPGFDSLPTVLIEAARAGIPCVASSNGGAWEIVREDASGFVFNPAHPDEGLVALKKLDHADLRSRMGNDARKHFEDNFRVGRMVRNYRGSFLSSLRVNAWIEN; encoded by the coding sequence ATGAAGCGAATACTTCTTATTTCCCCGTGTCCCGGATTGGGCGGAGGGGCCGAGGTGGTTCTCGAAGAGCTGCTGCGGGCATGGGAATCCGAGGAGCTGCAACTTGTTCTGCTGGCACCGGAAGATAGCCGTATGCACTCCGTGGCCAAGGCTGTTGGATTTGAGTGGCATAAGCTTCCGATCAGAAGGAACGGAAACTACATGCGCGATATCTTGAAGGCGGTGAAGACCGCTGTGGCCGGCATTGAAAAATGCGACAAAGTCGTTGGCTGGACGATTCGAACCTATCCCGCAGTCGAGTGGTTGGCTGCAAAGTGGCAGGTGCCATCGATGGGCGTATTGCATGATAATCCCTTTCCCAAGAAAATTCTTGGGCCGGTTCTGTGGGACCTGCGAGGCCTGGACTTTCGCAATATGAGTGCATGGGCGGATATGCTTTGGTGCAGTGGTGAATTTGTTTTCCGCATGGGATGGCAATGGCAGTGGGCGCATCGGGTGGCGAATCGGTTTTCAATGTTGATATGTGTCAGTGAAGCCGTGCGGAAAGACTGCATCCGAAAAGGCTATGAATGTGAAATGACCGTGATTCGAAATGGTCTTGCTGACATCCCTGTCCCCGAGAGGGCACCCAGTGAACGGCTGAGGATCGGTTTTCTGGGAATGTCCATGCCGGGGGCCAAGGGGTTTCCAATTGTGGAAAAATGGATAAAAGAACTTGGGGATAAGGCGGAATGGAAGCTCTATGGCAATGCCTCCGCTCGTTCCCTCCGTCGGGTTGAAAGATTGAAGGCCTACGCCGATGTTGAATGCTGCGGGCAATGCCCGCGAGAGGAAATATTCGAGAACATCGATATCCTTGTTCATGCCACACCGGGTTTCGATTCCCTTCCGACCGTCCTGATCGAGGCGGCCAGGGCTGGCATTCCATGTGTTGCGTCATCGAATGGAGGCGCTTGGGAAATTGTTCGGGAGGATGCGAGCGGCTTTGTTTTTAATCCAGCCCATCCAGATGAGGGTTTGGTTGCACTCAAAAAACTCGATCATGCGGATCTCCGTTCCCGTATGGGGAATGATGCCAGAAAGCATTTCGAGGATAACTTCCGCGTCGGACGGATGGTGCGCAATTACAGGGGGAGTTTTCTTTCTTCGTTACGTGTAAATGCATGGATCGAAAACTAG
- the tviB gene encoding Vi polysaccharide biosynthesis UDP-N-acetylglucosamine C-6 dehydrogenase TviB codes for MKLEDTKVGIIGLGYVGLPLAVEFGKKFPTIGFDINQARVDELKGGTDSTLECSPEELSEAVSLTYSTNIQQLSTCNCFIVTVPTPVDNSNRPDLTPLIKASETVGKVISEGNVVIYESTVYPGATEEDCIPVVEKVSGLTFNEDFFAGYSPERINPGDKVRRLTNIVKITSGSTPEVADYVDSLYRSILTVGTHKAPSLKVAEAAKVIENTQRDVNIALVNELAMIFSKVGIDTIDVLEAAGSKWNFLPFRPGLVGGHCIGVDPYYLSFKAQQAGYYPELISAQRRINDRMGQFVVDETVKLMLKKRIHVDKANVLVLGITFKENCPDVRNTRVVDIVRAFEEYGSNVTVYDPWADPGEVKHEYGLSIATSNQQLATSQYDAVVLAVAHDEFKKMGEPELKMLCAEKSVIFDIKNILPRNLVDARL; via the coding sequence ATGAAATTAGAAGATACAAAAGTTGGAATTATCGGACTCGGCTATGTCGGCCTGCCGCTGGCCGTCGAGTTTGGCAAAAAGTTTCCAACCATCGGATTCGATATCAATCAGGCGCGTGTCGATGAACTAAAAGGCGGAACCGACTCCACCCTCGAATGCTCCCCCGAGGAGCTCTCTGAAGCCGTTTCCCTCACTTACTCCACCAACATTCAGCAACTATCAACCTGTAACTGTTTTATCGTCACCGTCCCAACCCCCGTCGACAACTCCAACCGCCCCGACCTAACACCGCTCATCAAAGCCAGTGAAACCGTCGGTAAGGTTATATCCGAAGGCAATGTCGTCATCTATGAATCAACGGTCTATCCCGGTGCCACCGAAGAGGATTGCATCCCCGTTGTGGAAAAGGTTTCCGGTCTCACATTCAACGAGGACTTCTTCGCCGGCTACAGCCCCGAACGCATCAATCCCGGTGACAAGGTTCGCCGATTGACCAATATTGTAAAAATCACCTCCGGCTCTACGCCGGAAGTGGCCGACTATGTCGATTCGCTCTATCGCAGCATCTTGACCGTTGGAACCCACAAAGCCCCGTCCTTGAAGGTTGCCGAGGCGGCAAAGGTCATCGAAAACACGCAGCGCGATGTCAATATTGCCCTGGTCAACGAGCTGGCCATGATTTTCAGCAAAGTCGGCATCGATACCATCGATGTGTTGGAGGCGGCAGGGTCGAAATGGAACTTTCTTCCGTTCCGCCCGGGCTTGGTCGGAGGGCACTGCATCGGGGTCGATCCGTACTATCTCAGCTTCAAGGCGCAGCAGGCCGGCTACTATCCCGAACTGATTTCCGCCCAACGCCGCATCAACGACCGGATGGGGCAGTTTGTGGTCGATGAAACCGTCAAGCTGATGTTGAAGAAGCGAATCCATGTCGATAAGGCCAACGTGCTGGTGCTGGGAATCACCTTCAAGGAAAACTGTCCCGATGTCCGCAACACCCGAGTCGTCGATATTGTCCGCGCCTTTGAAGAGTACGGCTCGAACGTCACCGTCTACGATCCATGGGCCGATCCCGGCGAGGTCAAGCATGAATATGGGCTCTCCATAGCAACCAGCAACCAGCAATTAGCAACCAGCCAATACGACGCCGTCGTCCTCGCCGTCGCCCACGACGAATTCAAGAAGATGGGGGAGCCCGAACTCAAGATGCTTTGCGCTGAAAAGAGTGTCATCTTCGATATTAAGAACATTTTGCCCCGCAACCTAGTCGATGCCCGGTTGTAG